A DNA window from Hordeum vulgare subsp. vulgare chromosome 1H, MorexV3_pseudomolecules_assembly, whole genome shotgun sequence contains the following coding sequences:
- the LOC123431117 gene encoding pentatricopeptide repeat-containing protein At5g04780, mitochondrial-like — translation MATTMLPSPSLPPTPRGVLSPRCSLQAPTHAHRVPDGASRRQHAPVQQARPEAAAYAREIGACVRARRWGAACEAFAAMRAAGAEPDRFLLPQVLRACAGADAPRLAAAAHALAAKGGPALADDAVVGNAVVAMYAALGDVRAARAAFASLPERDVVAWTALVGAYANAGELDQAFELFESMQANGVRPDVISWNNLVSGFARNGDIGAALDLFDEMRLRGVKPRASSWNCIISGCVQNARYDEALGIFLEMCETEMPDAVTIASILPACTGLMALGLGKQLHSYVVRCGIKLNVYIGSSLIGMYSECREFAYATSVFSAIDGERNVTVWNELIQSYISDGRMDKACEAFNLMQQDGLKPDTVTYNSFVAVYARAGQKELANELLLGMMNVSLKPNVVSLNALISGLHQFGLCADALEVFRYMQLLNSGDAKRWTFLDNSNPIQPNGTTITSVLSLLTDLKLDRLGKEVHCYALRNGLTSNIFVSSKLVDLYGKTGDMVSAANVFQGIRNKNVVTWNSLLAAYKHNRKPEVVLKLFCEMLESNLLPNLVTVQIALLSSGMTMASGYGGELHGYIQKNWPDGYPVTLASALIDMYGKCGKIEDARLAFECSVDKDIAVWNAMMSCYLLHRMPRDVKRLFEMLEQSRTRPDPVTFIILLSACKQEGSMVEARSYFYSMEDSYGIKPSLKHYTCMVDIMGTAGLLEESLELIQKMPVEPDACLWSTVLKACKIHSDLEVAAKAAKALFELEPNNASNYMLLSNIYANSGFWDLTESVRDAMTEHGLHVESQCSWLYLGTSVDSFEAGDLSHPAFEDILSTWKDLASRMAESGYAPQDDEPYCNVQVDPLSCHHTERIAVCYGLISMCAHEPIRVLKNFRMCKECHSSIKFISRDKKREILISDGCTYHHFSDGSCSCGDMW, via the coding sequence ATGGCGACCACCATGCTGCCGTCCCCGTCTCTGCCTCCTACTCCCCGCGGTGTCTTATCGCCGCGCTGCTCACTACAGGCCCCGACCCACGCGCACCGGGTGCCGGACGGGGCATCCCGGAGGCAGCATGCCCCGGTGCAGCAAGCGCGACCCGAGGCCGCGGCGTACGCGCGGGAGATAGGCGCCTGCGTGCGTGCGCGGCGCTGGGGCGCGGCATGTGAGGCGTTCGCGGCCATGCGCGCCGCCGGGGCCGAGCCCGACAGGTTCCTCCTCCCGCAGGTGCTCCGGGCCTGCGCTGGGGCGGACGCGccccgcctcgccgccgccgctcaCGCGCTCGCCGCCAAGGGCGGGCCCGCGCTTGCCGACGACGCCGTCGTAGGTAACGCTGTCGTCGCCATGTACGCGGCGCTTGGGGACGTCCGCGCCGCGCGCGCAGCGTTCGCGTCGCTCCCCGAACGCGACGTCGTGGCATGGACCGCTCTCGTGGGCGCCTACGCCAACGCCGGGGAGCTGGACCAGGCCTTCGAGCTGTTTGAATCGATGCAGGCCAATGGTGTTCGGCCTGACGTGATTTCATGGAACAACCTTGTCTCCGGCTTCGCGAGAAATGGTGATATTGGTGCTGCGCTCGATCTGTTTGACGAAATGCGACTGAGGGGGGTCAAGCCTCGGGCCAGTTCTTGGAACTGCATCATCTCTGGCTGTGTGCAGAATGCACGCTATGACGAGGCTTTGGGCATCTTCCTGGAGATGTGCGAGACTGAGATGCCTGATGCAGTCACTATTGCAAGTATACTTCCTGCTTGCACTGGCTTGATGGCACTGGGCCTTGGAAAGCAGCTGCATTCTTATGTTGTACGTTGTGGTATCAAATTAAATGTGTACATTGGTTCTTCTTTGATTGGCATGTACTCTGAGTGCAGAGAGTTTGCTTATGCGACAAGCGTATTCTCCGCCATTGATGGGGAGAGGAATGTCACTGTATGGAATGAGTTGATTCAATCATATATCAGTGATGGGAGGATGGACAAAGCGTGTGAAGCTTTTAACTTGATGCAGCAGGATGGATTGAAGCCTGACACTGTCACATATAACTCATTCGTTGCTGTATATGCTAGAGCAGGTCAGAAAGAACTAGCAAATGAACTGCTGTTAGGCATGATGAATGTCAGCTTGAAGCCCAATGTGGTATCATTGAATGCTTTAATATCCGGTTTGCATCAGTTTGGCCTCTGTGCTGATGCACTGGAAGTTTTCAGATACATGCAGCTCCTAAACAGTGGAGATGCAAAGCGCTGGACATTTCTGGACAATAGCAACCCCATCCAACCAAATGGTACTACAATTACTAGTGTCCTCTCACTGTTGACAGACCTCAAGTTAGATCGTCTCGGGAAGGAAGTACACTGCTATGCTCTAAGGAATGGTCTGACGTCAAACATATTTGTATCCAGCAAATTGGTTGACCTTTATGGTAAAACTGGTGATATGGTATCTGCTGCTAATGTCTTCCAGGGAATAAGGAATAagaatgttgtcacatggaacagTCTGCTAGCAGCTTACAAGCATAATAGGAAGCCAGAGGTTGTTTTGAAACTATTCTGTGAAATGCTCGAGTCCAATTTACTTCCTAACTTGGTTACGGTGCAGATAGCGCTTTTGTCTTCTGGTATGACAATGGCATCAGGGTATGGGGGAGAACTGCATGGTTACATACAGAAAAACTGGCCTGATGGTTATCCAGTCACTCTTGCAAGTGCACTAATAGATATGTATGGGAAATGTGGTAAGATTGAGGATGCTAGACTGGCTTTTGAGTGCAGTGTTGATAAGGATATAGCAGTATGGAATGCAATGATGAGTTGCTACTTGCTTCATAGGATGCCTAGAGATGTTAAAAGATTGTTCGAAATGCTTGAGCAATCTAGAACTCGACCAGATCCTGTTACTTTCATCATACTTCTTTCAGCTTGTAAGCAAGAAGGTTCCATGGTGGAAGCTCGGAGCTATTTCTACAGTATGGAAGATTCGTATGGCATAAAACCAAGTTTGAAACACTATACTTGCATGGTTGACATCATGGGAACAGCTGGTTTACTGGAGGAGTCACTAGAACTTATCCAGAAGATGCCAGTTGAGCCGGATGCATGCCTATGGTCTACTGTTCTCAAAGCTTGTAAGATTCACTCAGATTTGGAGGTTGCGGCTAAGGCTGCAAAAGCTCTTTTCGAGCTTGAACCAAATAATGCTTCAAACTACATGTTGCTTTCCAATATATATGCAAACAGCGGCTTTTGGGATTTAACTGAATCTGTGAGAGATGCCATGACAGAGCACGGGTTGCATGTCGAGAGCCAGTGTAGCTGGCTATATCTTGGCACAAGTGTGGATTCATTTGAGGCTGGAGATTTGTCCCATCCTGCATTTGAGGATATTTTGAGTACATGGAAGGACTTGGCTAGTAGGATGGCAGAGTCTGGGTATGCTCCTCAAGACGATGAGCCCTATTGCAATGTACAAGTTGATCCATTGTCGTGCCACCACACTGAGCGGATTGCTGTGTGCTATGGACTTATTTCCATGTGTGCCCATGAACCGATACGGGTTTTGAAGAATTTCCGCATGTGCAAGGAATGCCATTCCTCAATCAAGTTCATCTCAAGGGATAAAAAGCGGGAGATACTGATTTCAGATGGTTGCACCTATCACCACTTCAGCGATGGCTCGTGCAGCTGTGGGGACATGTGGTAG